The following proteins are co-located in the Spea bombifrons isolate aSpeBom1 chromosome 3, aSpeBom1.2.pri, whole genome shotgun sequence genome:
- the LOC128484101 gene encoding 2-acylglycerol O-acyltransferase 1-like, which yields MRRALGETQVLSSPPPLTLPLLNILCMSFRRTVLCGDFPLAGPCKIMAFDSSSRALNYFSPQLVKSADLDPQHNYLMGYHPHGVLVAGAFANFCTNYTGFAELFPGLTPYLHILPFWFRCPFFREYIMSVGLVSASKKSVNHVLTKENGGNAAIIVIGGAEEALDAHPGNLTLHILKRKGFIKVAMKRGAHLVPVFSFGENELFHQVPNPKGSLLRSVQEKLQKIMGFSMPLFHARGIFQYSFGLMPYRKPIHTVVGRPIPVAQTSNPTQEEIESLHQKYLNALQELFEENKGKYGIPEHKSLIFT from the exons ATGCGAAGAGCTTTGGGGGAGACACAAGTCCTTAGCAGCCCTCCCCCGCTGACGTTGCCCTTGTTGAATATCCTTTGTATGTCATTCCGCAGGACAGTGCTGTGTGGGGATTTTCCTCTTGCTGGTCCTTGCAAGATTATGGCTTTTGATAGCTCT AGCAGAGCACTAAACTACTTTTCCCCCCAGCTTGTGAAAAGTGCGGATTTGGACCCACAGCACAATTATCTGATGGGGTACCATCCTCACGGAGTCCTGGTCGCCGGTGCCTTTGCGAACTTCTGCACGAACTACACGGGCTTCGCAGAGCTCTTCCCAGGCCTGACGCCCTACCTGCACATCCTTCCCTTCTGGTTCCGTTGTCCTTTCTTTCGAGAGTATATCATGAGCGTAG GATTGGTTTCTGCCTCTAAGAAGAGCGTCAATCATGTATTAACCAAAGAGAATGGAGGCAATGCTGCTATCATAGTGATCGGGGGAGCCGAGGAGGCTCTGGACGCACACCCTGGAAACCTAACACTCCACATCTTGAAGAGGAAAGGATTCATCAAAGTAGCCATGAAGCGGGG CGCTCATCTGGTACCGGTGTTCTCGTTTGGGGAGAACGAGCTCTTCCACCAAGTGCCTAACCCAAAAGGCTCCCTGCTGCGATCGGTCCAGGAGAAGTTGCAGAAAATCATGGGATTTTCTATGCCGCTGTTTCATGCCCGCGGGATCTTCCAGTACAGCTTCGGCTTAATGCCGTACCGGAAGCCCATTCACACTGTGG TTGGCAGACCGATCCCAGTGGCCCAAACGTCAAACCCAACACAAGAGGAAATTGAGTCACTCCATCAAAAGTACCTTAACGCACTTCAAGAGCTCTTTGAAGAGAACAAGGGGAAATATGGAATCCCTGAACACAAGTCCCTCATTTTCACGTGA
- the LOC128484102 gene encoding 2-acylglycerol O-acyltransferase 1-like encodes MWANMFTIDRKTQAIHLPRLTFHVVRCRGQCCVGIFLLLVLARLWLLIALYVLWLYLDWETPQTGGQRCQWVRNWTVWRFFKDYFPIKSRALNYFSPQLVKSADLDPQHNYLMGYHPHGVLVAGAFANFCTNYTGFAELFPGLTPYLHILPFWFRCPFFREYIMSVGLVSASKKSVNHVLTKENGGNAAIIVIGGAEEALDAHPGNLTLHILKRKGFIKVAMKRGAHLVPVFSFGENELFHQVPNPKGSLLRSVQEKLQKIMGFSMPLFHARGIFQYSFGLMPYRKPIHTVVGRPIPVAQTSNPTQEEIESLHQKYLNALQELFEENKGKYGIPEHKSLIFT; translated from the exons atgtgggCTAACATGTTTACTATAGACAGAAAGACACAAGCAATTCACTTACCCCGTCTTACCTTCCATGTAGTTCGCTGCCGCG GACAGTGCTGTGTGGGGATTTTCCTCTTGCTGGTCCTTGCAAGATTATGGCTTTTGATAGCTCTGTATGTTCTTTGGCTCTACCTTGACTGGGAGACTCCCCAGACTGGAGGACAGAGATGCCAGTGGGTGCGAAACTGGACTGTGTGGAGGTTTTTTAAGGATTATTTCCCAATTAAG AGCAGAGCACTAAACTACTTTTCCCCCCAGCTTGTGAAAAGTGCGGATTTGGACCCACAGCACAATTATCTGATGGGGTACCATCCTCACGGAGTCCTGGTCGCCGGTGCCTTTGCGAACTTCTGCACGAACTACACGGGCTTCGCAGAGCTCTTCCCAGGCCTGACGCCCTACCTGCACATCCTTCCCTTCTGGTTCCGTTGTCCTTTCTTTCGAGAGTATATCATGAGCGTAG GATTGGTTTCTGCCTCTAAGAAGAGCGTCAATCATGTATTAACCAAAGAGAATGGAGGCAATGCTGCTATCATAGTGATCGGGGGAGCCGAGGAGGCTCTGGACGCACACCCTGGAAACCTAACACTCCACATCTTGAAGAGGAAAGGATTCATCAAAGTAGCCATGAAGCGGGG CGCTCATCTGGTACCGGTGTTCTCGTTTGGGGAGAACGAGCTCTTCCACCAAGTGCCTAACCCAAAAGGCTCCCTGCTGCGATCGGTCCAGGAGAAGTTGCAGAAAATCATGGGATTTTCTATGCCGCTGTTTCATGCCCGCGGGATCTTCCAGTACAGCTTCGGCTTAATGCCATACCGGAAGCCCATTCACACTGTGG TTGGCAGACCGATCCCAGTGGCCCAAACGTCAAACCCAACACAAGAGGAAATTGAGTCACTCCATCAAAAGTACCTTAACGCACTTCAAGAGCTCTTTGAAGAGAACAAGGGGAAATATGGAATCCCTGAACACAAGTCCCTCATTTTCACGTGA